In Thermococcus gorgonarius, the genomic window GGGCGACCAAGAGAAAGTACATCATAGAGAGGGCCAAAGAGATACTTGAGACCCTCATGGAGGAAGAGATCCCCGAAACGCAGGAGCTCACGGAGGAAGTTAAAAAGGCTGTCCGTGCCAAGGAGCTCATAGAGTATGGCCCCGAGAAGCTCCCCGCTGGACCTCACGTGCCCTTCTCAGACTCTATCATAGTCGTGGAGGGCAGGGCAGACGTTCTCAACCTTCTCAAGCACGGCATAAAGAACGCGATAGCCGTTGAAGGGACCTCAATCCCAGAGACGATAATTAAACTCAGCAAGGAGAGAATCGTCACAGCCTTCACCGACGGCGACCGCGGTGGGGAGCTTATACTTAAGGAGCTCCTCCAGGTTGCCGATGTGGACTACGTTGCCAGGGCACCGGAGGGGAAGGAAGTTGAAGAGCTCACCAAGAAGGAGATAGTGAAAGCCCTTAGGAGCAAGGTGCCTGCAGAACAGGTCATAACCGAGATGTTTTACAAGGGAAAGAGCTTCTACGACATCGTTAAGGAGAGGGAAAAGACCTCACAGATAAAGCCCGCGGAAAGACCCGAGGTCCCGCCTGAGGTGAAGGTTGAGAAGAAACCGAAGGCGGAAGCCCAATTCAATGAAAAAACAGGAGAAGAACCAAAAGAAAAGGCTGGGATTAAGGCGGAGGAGGCCAGGATAATCAAACCCATCCAGCAGCAGCCAAAGAAGGCCCCCGAGCTGGAGGAGTTTGCGGACTTCATAGAGAGAGTTAAGAAGGAACAGACCGCCGTTCTGCTCGACAAAAACAAGAACGTCATAGCGGAGATCCCCGTCAGGGACTTGCTGACGACGATAAGCAACAGGGACAACGTTTACGCCGTGATATTCAATGGTATAATCACCCAGAGGCTTATAGACATCGTCAGCGAGAAGGGCGTCAAGTACTTGATCGGGGCTAGAAAGGCCAACGTGGTCAGAAGGCCAATAGACCTGAAGATAATCACTTTTGCCGAGTGATTTGGGCTAACTTTATAACTCCTCCTTTTCTTCTCTTCCCGGTGGTGAAAATGGAAGTTGAGACGCTAATCTGGAAGTACGCTCTGGTTAACGCTTACACCCACAAGGGAAAGGCAAACCCGAAAGCCGTTATCGGAAAGGTTCTCGGTGAGAACCCCGAGCTAAGACCAAAGGCCAAGGAGATAATCCCCCTCGTTAATCAGATAGTTGAGAAAGTTAACGCCATGAGCATCGAGGAGCAGGAGGGAAAGCTAAAGGAGCTTTATCCCGAGTTCTTTGAGGAGAAGAAGGAGAAGAAGGAAGAGAAGAAGGGCCTTCCACCACTCCCCAAGGCTGAGAGGGGAAAAGTCGTCACGCGCTTTGCCCCTAACCCCGACGGTGCCTTCCATCTCGGAAACGCGAGGGCGGCTATTCTAAGCCACGAGTATGCCCGCATGTACGACGGCAAGTTCATCCTCCGCTTCGACGACACGGATCCGAAGGTCAAGAGGCCCGAGCCCATCTTTTATGAGTGGATTAAGGAAGACTTGGAGTGGCTTGGCTTTAAGATTGACGAAATCCACATAGCAAGCGACAGGCTTGAAATCTACTATGACTACGCCGAGAAGCTGATCAAGATGGGCAAGGCCTACGTCTGCACCTGCCCGCCCGAGAAGTTCCGCGAGCTTAGGGACGAGGGGATTGCCTGCCCGCACAGGGACGAGTCTGTGGAGGTTCAGCTGGAGCGCTGGAGGAAGATGCTCAACGGTGAGTACAAGGAGGGCGAAGCGGTAGTCAGGATAAAGACCGACCTCAAGCACCCGAACCCCGCCGTAAGGGACTGGCCGGCTTTAAGAATCATAGACAACCCAAACCACCCAAGGACGGGCAACAAGTACCGCGTCTGGCCGCTATACAACTTCGCATCGGCCATAGACGACCACGAGCTTGGAGTTACCCACATCTTCCGCGGGCAGGAGCATGCTGAGAACGAGACAAGGCAGAGGTACGTTTACGAGTACTTGGGCTGGGAATACCCGGTAACGGTACACCACGGAAGGCTGAGCATTGAGGGAGTTATCCTCAGCAAGTCCAAGACGAGAAAGGGCATTGAGGAAGGTAAGTACTTCGGCTGGGACGACCCGAGGCTTGGAACCATCAGGGCACTTAGGAGGCGCGGAATCCAGCCTGAGGCCATTAGGGAGCTCATTATAGAGGTCGGCCTCAAGAGGAGCGATACGACGGTGAGCTGGGACAACCTGGCGGCCATAAACAGGAAGATAGTCGAGCCGATAGCCAACCGCTACTTCTTCGTCGCTGATCCTGTTCCGATGTACATTGAGGGCTATGACAAGGAGTTCGTCGCCGAAATACCTCTCCATCCAGACCACCCGGAGAGGGGAACGAGAAAGCTGAAGTTTGAGCCAGGCAAGCCGGTGTACGTTTCCAAGGACGACATTGAGCTGTTCACGCCAGGCAACTTCGTCCGCCTGAAGGACCTCTTCAACGTTGAGATAGTTGAAGCCAACGAGAACGGCATCAAAGCTAAGTTCCACAGTGTTGAGTACGAGATAGCCAGGGAAAACCGCTGGAGGATGGTTCACTGGGTAACCGAGGGCAAGCCCTGCGAGGTCTGGGTTCCGGAGGGCGAGGAGCTGATAATAAGGCAGGGCCTCCTCGAGGAGGATGCAGACGTTAAGGTTGACGAGATTGTTCAGTTCGAGCGCTTTGGCTTTGTGAGAATAGATGAGGTAAAAGACGGAAAAGTCAGGGCGATATTCGCCCACAAGTAATCGTTTCCACTTTAATTTTTATTCTGGAAAATAGAAAAAAGCTCCGGCCTCCTCGGGAGCCGACGGGTGCCACTATCAAAGCCAGGAATGCTGGGGCATAGAACCGCTTTGAGTGCCATTTCGGTAACTTGATGGAAGTTAGTAAAGTAGTACTTGGGCCACCATAATAATCTCAGTCGCGTTTATGGCAAGAACCGGTAAGAGGAGCAGCGCATTACTTGAACTGCAAGTCATTTAATGCCGTATTTCAGCAAGATCCATAGAAACAGGCCTAAATGGTACCCCTTCAGGACCATCATAAAAAGAATGGGAGATTAAAAACCTCAATCGAGGCCAATCCACTTTACAAGTCCGAGGAGGAACTTGTGTGGGAGCTTTTCGTGGTGGGGGTGAATTCTTACCGCGTAGTGCCAGCAGGGATCGCCAAGATGCCTGAGAGCGTTGCCCTCGTAAACGTAGAGCCACTCGCCTTCTCCAATTTCCTGAGGATGTCTGAGCTCGACTATGTGGGGTTTCTCTATCTCATACCCCTTGGCGCGAACACCGTAGTAGAGCTCCACCCTCACGTCTTCGGGTCTAAGGCCGTCCAAGTAAACCCTGACCTCAAGCTTGCCGTTATTAACGCTGGCCTCCCTAATTTCAACATTCGGCCACGCTGAGGTGACGCGGTCCTTCCATGCGGCAATCTCCTTTGCCCCACTGTAGTTATCCCTCGTGAGCCAGATGTAGTTGCTCATGGCCTTTGAGTAGAACTTGTCCATATACTCCTTGACCATCCTGTGGGTGCTGAAGCGCGGGGCTATGCTCTTTATGCTCTCCTTCATCATGTAAATCCAGCGGCTCTTGTTCTCGTAGTAAGTCGGGATGACCTCCTCCTCAAGGAGTCTGTAAAGGGACTCGGCGTCCTTTGCATCATCTTCCTCGGTCTCAGGCTCGGTGGTTTCCTCTCCAATAACCCAGCCGTTCTTGCCGTTGTAGCCCTCGACCCACCAGCCGTCGTAGATGCTTGCGTTGAGGACACCGTTAAGGCCGGCCTTCATGCCGCTCGTCCCGCTGGCTTCAAGCGGTCTGCGCGGGTTGTTTAGCCAAACATCAACTCCAGCTACCATAAGCCTCGCGCTTCCCATGTCGTAGTTCTCGAGGACGAATATCTTGCCCCTGAACTCGGGCATCTGGCTGACCTCGTACACTCTCCTCAGGAACTCCTTTCCAGCTTCGTCGCGCGGATGGGCCTTTCCACCGAAGACTATGTACACTGGTCTCTCCGGGTTGTTGAGGATCTT contains:
- the dnaG gene encoding DNA primase DnaG; protein product: MKRKKHVLHQILSEKRKAEKIRGDNMSAKDEFGTTKYIIYAEFEANGVVERPDVVGAIFGQTEGLLGDDLDLRELQKTGRIGRIRVEVHTKAGKTYGTITVPSSLDRVETAILAAALETIDRVGPAEAHIKVLRIEDVRATKRKYIIERAKEILETLMEEEIPETQELTEEVKKAVRAKELIEYGPEKLPAGPHVPFSDSIIVVEGRADVLNLLKHGIKNAIAVEGTSIPETIIKLSKERIVTAFTDGDRGGELILKELLQVADVDYVARAPEGKEVEELTKKEIVKALRSKVPAEQVITEMFYKGKSFYDIVKEREKTSQIKPAERPEVPPEVKVEKKPKAEAQFNEKTGEEPKEKAGIKAEEARIIKPIQQQPKKAPELEEFADFIERVKKEQTAVLLDKNKNVIAEIPVRDLLTTISNRDNVYAVIFNGIITQRLIDIVSEKGVKYLIGARKANVVRRPIDLKIITFAE
- a CDS encoding glutamate--tRNA ligase; its protein translation is MEVETLIWKYALVNAYTHKGKANPKAVIGKVLGENPELRPKAKEIIPLVNQIVEKVNAMSIEEQEGKLKELYPEFFEEKKEKKEEKKGLPPLPKAERGKVVTRFAPNPDGAFHLGNARAAILSHEYARMYDGKFILRFDDTDPKVKRPEPIFYEWIKEDLEWLGFKIDEIHIASDRLEIYYDYAEKLIKMGKAYVCTCPPEKFRELRDEGIACPHRDESVEVQLERWRKMLNGEYKEGEAVVRIKTDLKHPNPAVRDWPALRIIDNPNHPRTGNKYRVWPLYNFASAIDDHELGVTHIFRGQEHAENETRQRYVYEYLGWEYPVTVHHGRLSIEGVILSKSKTRKGIEEGKYFGWDDPRLGTIRALRRRGIQPEAIRELIIEVGLKRSDTTVSWDNLAAINRKIVEPIANRYFFVADPVPMYIEGYDKEFVAEIPLHPDHPERGTRKLKFEPGKPVYVSKDDIELFTPGNFVRLKDLFNVEIVEANENGIKAKFHSVEYEIARENRWRMVHWVTEGKPCEVWVPEGEELIIRQGLLEEDADVKVDEIVQFERFGFVRIDEVKDGKVRAIFAHK